The segment CTTGAGCGAACGCGTACCCTTGCCGGAACAAGGAATACGCTTTGTCCTCGGGAGTTGCGTTGGCATGGTTTGCAACCGAATCAAAGCGTTTGACGGCTGCCTGCATTTCGCCCTGCAACAAAAGCATGTCGCCCATCCGGATCTCGACATCGAGGACCAAGTCCGAATCGGCGCAGGCTTTCAACAGTTGTTGGTACGACGACTGGGCTTGGTCGTACTTCTTTTGTTCTTCCAATGCGACACCGCGAGCGTACAGCGCGTCGCATCGCAAGACGGAATCCGCGATGCCATCCAGTTTCATCATCGCGTTGTAAGATTCAATCGCTCCGTCCAGTTCGCCCATCGCATACTGGGCTTCACCTCGATAGAAATACGCCCGGTCCAGCAATCGCGAATCGGGGTTTTCTTTGATCAGCGTGTCGTAGGTCGCGATCGATTCGCGAAGCAGTTTGGGGTCCGCTTCTTCGCCGGTTCCCGCCGCGGCGTACAAGCACCAACCACGGTTGGACAAGCTTTCTTCGCGGAGATCGTAGTCGGTGTCTTGAAGGGCGACCTGGAAGGCGTCGGCCGCGGCTTTTAAATCTGGGGTGTCTTGCTGCATGTAGCAGACGCCGAGGTAATGCGAGGCTTTGGATGCCAGTGCACTGTCGGGGTACTTCTTCAGGAACTGGGTCCAGGTGTCGACGGCCAGCCCAATTGCACCGTTGGTTTGGAAGTTCGCCGCGTCGGCATAGAGCGCGACAGCGGCGGAATCCTGTGTCGAATCATCTTGAGCAACCAGACGATGCGCTGGCCCGTTCAAGACCAAGGTCATCACCAGCAACAAACCAGCAACGCGGGGGAAGCACGAGAGGCCGAACAACGGTGTTCGAACGATGGTTGGCATGGCAGCAGAATGCAAGTGCGAGAAGCGAATCCAAGAAACCAGCGTTTCACTCTAACCGCGTGTGCTGACGTAGGCCATCCTCAACGCGTGCGTCGCTTCGCCCAACATCTTTGATTCGTCGTCCGACAAGTTGCCTTCGGTCTTCCCGACCAGCATTTCCAGGGTGTCAATCGAATGCTTGGCCATTGCCTTGTCGACGTGGCCTTCCGTTTGACCTGGCATCGGGATTTGGCCGAGTGCACTCATGCCTTGCGTGAACAGCATGGAGACCAGGACTTCAAAGCTGGCTGGCGGAAGCTGAGCCCCGCCGGTGGGCATTGCGGTCGCTTCCGTCGATTCATCCACGGGTTCGCTGCTGGGGGCGACTTCGGTCGGATCGGCATCGGGCTGGTCGGCCAAGGCTTCTTTCTCTTTGGCGACCTGTTCTTTCCAATCCGAGTCCACCACGATTTGAGGCGACTCGTCTGGTTCGTTTTCTTTGGGATCAGAGTTTGTCATGGCAGATCAGGTAAACAGGGGAAGGAGACAGAGTGGATTCAGGAAGCGTTTGGCTTCTCGGACTCCGAGGCAATCTCTTCGGTTACGCGTTGTTTGCGACGGTTGATCGCTGCTTCGATGAAATCGGTGAACAGCGGATGCGATTTCAGTGGCTTGCTTTTGAATTCAGGGTGGAATTGCGCCGCCAGGAACCAGGGGTGCGCGTCGATTTCGACGATCTCCACCAGTCCGCCATCCGGGCTCAGGCCGGTGAAACGCATGCCAGCGTCTTCAAAGGCTTTGCGATATTCGTTGTTGAACTCGTAGCGGTGCCGGTGACGTTCTTCGATGTCTTCGCGGTCGTAGGACTGCATGGCTTTCGAATCAGCGACCAGTTTGGTTGGCTGGCTCCCCAGTCGCATTGTCCCACCCAGGTCGGTCACGTTTTGTTGGTCGTCCAGCAGACAAATGACGGGGTGCGGGGTGTCTTTGTCAAATTCAGTCGAGTGGGCTTTTTCAAGCCCCAGCACGTTTCGGCCATATTCGATCACGGCCGTTTGCATGCCCAAGCAAATGCCGAAGAACGGCACGTTGCGTTCGCGAGCAAACTGGATCGCCTGGACTTTGCCTTCGACACCACGTTCGCCAAAGCCACCTGGGACGAGGATCCCGTGGTATCCACTGAGCAATCGTTCGGCACCTTCCCGCTCGATGTCACTGCTTTGAATCCGCCCGATCCGGATCTGCGCGTCGTGGTGCATTCCAGCGTGGTCAAGCGATTCGTAGATCGACTTGTACGCGTCTTTGTGCTCGGCGTATTTGCCGACGACGGCGATCGAAATCTCGTGTCGTGGATTGCGCAAGCGATGCAGCAAATCGTTCCACGGGGTCATGTCCAAACTGCCTGCCGATGTCAGGCCCAGTTTCTTGACGATCAATTCGTCCAGTTTGTTGTCGACCAGTGACAACGGGACTTCGTAAATCGAAAAGTCCTTGTCCTTTTCTTCGATGACCGCTTCGGGTTCCACGTTGCAGAACAACGCGATTTTGTCTCGGTCGTCGCGGCTGATCGATCGCTCGCAGCGACAAACCAAAACGTCCGGCTGGATACCAATTTCCCGCAGTTGACCGACCGAGTGCTGGGTCGGTTTGGTTTTCAGTTCGTCCGCAGCCTTGAGGTACGGCACCAACGTCAGGTGCATGTACAGGCAATTTTCGCGACCGGCGTCGAGCGAGAACTGGCGGATCGCTTCGAGGAATGGAAGGCTCTCGATGTCGCCCACCGTGCCACCAATTTCGGTGATCACGACGTCCACATCGTCGCCGCCCATTCGCTTGATGACGCGTTTGATTTCGTTGGTGACGTGCGGGATGACCTGCACGGTCTTTCCCAAGAACTGGCCACGCCGCTCTTTTTCGATCACCGACAAATAAATTTGCCCGGTGGTGTAGTTGCAATCGCGATTCAACTCGCCAGAAGTGAATCGCTCATAGTGCCCGAGGTCGAGATCGGTTTCGGACCCATCGTCCAAGACGTAGACCTCGCCGTGCTGGTAAGGGCTCATTGTCCCAGGATCGACGTTGATGTACGGATCCAGTTTCTGCATTCGAACTCGAAGCCCGCGGCGTTCGAGAACCATGCCGATCGATGCACTGGTCAGGCCTTTGCCGAGAGAACTGACAACGCCGCCGGTAACAAAAATGTGTTTAGTCATGTCCGAAAATGATACCGTGAAGGAATGTTTTCGGAAGCGGAGTTGACGACCCGAAGGGACGATTGCCGGGGATTGTGCCGAGAAGGCCCGCTAGAGGGTGTGGGGACGTGATCCTGGATGCGGGTTTCGACCCCAATCTCCCGCAAATGTTCCCCGTTTTCCGCAGACGTCCATTGGCGATGCGTCGGTCGGTCGGTTTGTCACAGGTCGTTCAAGTTGTCCCGTTGGCATCGTCGTCGGGGCTTTCTCCGTCATCTCGGGCGACGGATGCCGAACCCGTGGTTCCTGGCTTGGGATCGAATTCCAGGGGCTCCCCGTCGGCCAGGCAGTCGTCCAGTTGGACCTGGATCTGGTCCAGCAGATCCTCCAGACGCTTGATCGTTGGCGGAATGGTGAACTCAGGCCGAGCCCGTTTGGGGGCGGGCGTCTTGTCCGTGCCGGCGTTTGGAATGGTCTTGCGCGTATCAGGATGAGACGAGCGTGGGGGTTCCGTTGAGGCGGAGCCCTCTGAGGCAGGCTGCTCCTCGAAAAATTCCAGGGCCGCATCGTTGTCGGACAGGATCCGCAATCGAAGGCGATGGGTGTCTTGAAGCAACTGCTCAATCAAATTCGCGGTGGGCAAATGCGAGATGGGCAAGCATCCCTGGTCGGCAACTTGTTGCACCGCGGTCTGCAAAATTGTTTCTAAGTTTTGCGATTGGGCCACGATCGCGGTCCGGTTCGTTGCTTCCGCATCCAGACGGATGGACCGGATTGTGGTGAACGCTTTGCCGACAAACGCGGCATCCAGCGGGGCGCTCATTGTCCTGAATTGAAGCAACTGGTACTCAAACACGTCCAGCTGAGAAAGAGAACGCTGGGCAAACCGGTCCAGACGGGAAGGGTCGTTCATCGAATGGAAACGCGTTTCTTGGATGCCGACGCGGTGCAAACGCTGTTCGAGTCCATGCCGAGTTTCAAATTTCAGGAGACGGGAGGTTGGGCAACATGCCAAGGTGAAAATCACTGCGTTTTCATGACCGGTCTTCATACCTAGGCCGTAGGACTCGGGTGCCACGCAGTTTGTTGTTCATTTCGATCGGAACGGACCGTCCGATGCGTTCACGCTTGGTTTGATCCGTTTGATCACTACAACCGAAGTCATGACCGGGGCGTTCACTCTGGAGACGGAGGCGATTGCCGTCCGAGCCTTGGGCCCGCCCATGGCCCGCTGCTCGCCCATGGGCGGCGAGGATCTGATCGAGAATTCAGCGTGGTCCATGTGCGGAAGGCCAGCTTTGGCACGCGACGTGCATCCTTTTTCTATCGTTGTCGACGTCGCCCGAAATGATCTCGCGACGCTCTCACTCGCCTCTTTCTCAAAGCAAGTTCAAGCATTGATCTCATGAATCCCGCATTCATCCAAACTGTTCACGGTTTCACGCACCCCATCGTCGCAAGCTCGTTGCTCAATCGCAAAAAGCAAGGCAGCGAAGATCGCGAAACGACGACGCAGCTCTATCGCGAGGAAACGGCTCGTCGATTGGAGGAAAACAACCGCCATGCCAAACGAGTCACCTCGGTGGCAAAGCCCAGCTAGTGGTGCGGCAACGCCTGACATGAGGGTTCTTGGTAGTGGACGAGGCGACGAGTCCTTCGTATCTCACCCGCTCAAAAGGACTCGTGACCTCGCCCACTACTCTCAGTCTCGATTTTGACGGGCCACTAGCGGTCTGTCAGGACTTATTTTTAGGGTAGTGGACGAGGCGACGAGTCCTGAACT is part of the Rhodopirellula islandica genome and harbors:
- a CDS encoding CTP synthase, giving the protein MTKHIFVTGGVVSSLGKGLTSASIGMVLERRGLRVRMQKLDPYINVDPGTMSPYQHGEVYVLDDGSETDLDLGHYERFTSGELNRDCNYTTGQIYLSVIEKERRGQFLGKTVQVIPHVTNEIKRVIKRMGGDDVDVVITEIGGTVGDIESLPFLEAIRQFSLDAGRENCLYMHLTLVPYLKAADELKTKPTQHSVGQLREIGIQPDVLVCRCERSISRDDRDKIALFCNVEPEAVIEEKDKDFSIYEVPLSLVDNKLDELIVKKLGLTSAGSLDMTPWNDLLHRLRNPRHEISIAVVGKYAEHKDAYKSIYESLDHAGMHHDAQIRIGRIQSSDIEREGAERLLSGYHGILVPGGFGERGVEGKVQAIQFARERNVPFFGICLGMQTAVIEYGRNVLGLEKAHSTEFDKDTPHPVICLLDDQQNVTDLGGTMRLGSQPTKLVADSKAMQSYDREDIEERHRHRYEFNNEYRKAFEDAGMRFTGLSPDGGLVEIVEIDAHPWFLAAQFHPEFKSKPLKSHPLFTDFIEAAINRRKQRVTEEIASESEKPNAS
- a CDS encoding DUF1844 domain-containing protein; amino-acid sequence: MTNSDPKENEPDESPQIVVDSDWKEQVAKEKEALADQPDADPTEVAPSSEPVDESTEATAMPTGGAQLPPASFEVLVSMLFTQGMSALGQIPMPGQTEGHVDKAMAKHSIDTLEMLVGKTEGNLSDDESKMLGEATHALRMAYVSTRG